The following coding sequences are from one Leucoraja erinacea ecotype New England chromosome 2, Leri_hhj_1, whole genome shotgun sequence window:
- the ankmy2a gene encoding ankyrin repeat and MYND domain-containing protein 2a isoform X1 has product MAPPKKGDLTEEETELLQVISEGNVQEAGRLLGSRNVRVNCLDQHGMTPLMHAAYKGKAEMCKLLLQHGADVNCNEHEHGYSALMFAGLSGNKEITRMILQAGAEIDVVNSVGRTAAQMAAFVGQHDCVTVINNFFSREMLDCYTKPQGLDKEPKLPIKLAGPLHKIIITTNLNPVAIVLMVKDNPLLADVDALGKCYRVLDLLIEKCMKQREINEVLAMKMHYLSYIFQKCITFSKEHESDLDGFIKSLLKGRDIDGFPCYQEKFIRECIRKFPWCEATLLQQLVRTIAPVEIGNDPTALSVMTQIITGQVGFMDAEFCTACGEKGAAKRCSICKTVIYCNQNCQKMHWFTHKKVCKKLKETREKHEAMEKMKQNETKATTSETSVDEEEIVQEPVGPSNPSPPTSEDGSGSRDLSAGPTAEVKASQKESTTEGGVISPATMHTAEE; this is encoded by the exons CATGGAATGACTCCTCTGATGCACGCTGCATATAAAGGAAAAGCTGAAATGTGCAAACTGCTCCTGCAGCACGGTGCGGATGTAAATTGCAATGAACATGAGCATGGTTATTCAGCTCTTATGTTTGCTGGACTCTCGG GTAATAAAGAGATAACAAGGATGATCCTGCAAGCTGGAGCAGAAATAGATGTTGTAAATTCAGTTGGACGAACTGCAGCACAGATGGCTGCCTTTGTTG gCCAGCATGATTGTGTAACTGTCATCAACAATTTCTTTTCCCGTGAAATGCTGGATTGCTACACAAAACCACAAGGACTTGACAAGGAACCCAAGCTTCCAATCAAATTAGCAGGACCCCTGCACAAAATTATCATAACAACCAACTTGAACCCTGTTGCG ATTGTGCTGATGGTTAAGGATAATCCATTGCTAGCAGATGTTGATGCACTGGGGAAGTGCTACAGGGTGCTGGATCTTCTAATTGAAAAATGCATGAAACAGCGGGAAATCAATGAAGTACTGGCCATGAAGATGCATTATCTCAGTTACATCTTCCAGAAGTGTATTACGTTCTCAAAGGAACATGAGTCTGATCTTGACGGGTTTATTAAAAG TTTATTAAAAGGACGGGATATTGATGGTTTCCCATGTTACCAAGAGAAATTCATAAGAGAATGCATCCGGAAATTTCCTTGGTGTGAAGCCACCCTGTTACAACAGCTTGTGAGAACAATTGCTCCAGTTGAAATT GGTAATGATCCCACAGCTTTATCTGTAATGACTCAAATCATAACAGGCCAGGTTGGCTTTATGGATGCTGAATTTTGCACAGCCTGTGGTGAAAAGGGAGCCGCAAAAAGGTGTTCAATTTGCAAAACG GTGATATACTGCAATCAAAATTGTCAAAAGATGCACTGGTTCACTCACAAAAAAGTTTGTAAAAAGTTGAAAGAAACCAGAGAAAAACATGAAGCCATGGAAAAAATGAAGCAGAATG AAACAAAAGCAACCACCTCTGAAACCAGTGTGGATGAGGAGGAAATCGTCCAAGAACCTGTAGGTCCCTCCAACCCTTCCCCCCCAACTTCTGAAGATGGCTCGGGGTCTCGTGATCTCAGCGCAGGACCCACAGCAGAAGTGAAAGCTTCACAGAAAGAGAGCACAACAGAAGGAGGGGTCATTTCTCCTGCAACCATGCACACAGCCGAAGAATAA
- the ankmy2a gene encoding ankyrin repeat and MYND domain-containing protein 2a isoform X3, producing the protein MTPLMHAAYKGKAEMCKLLLQHGADVNCNEHEHGYSALMFAGLSGNKEITRMILQAGAEIDVVNSVGRTAAQMAAFVGQHDCVTVINNFFSREMLDCYTKPQGLDKEPKLPIKLAGPLHKIIITTNLNPVAIVLMVKDNPLLADVDALGKCYRVLDLLIEKCMKQREINEVLAMKMHYLSYIFQKCITFSKEHESDLDGFIKSLLKGRDIDGFPCYQEKFIRECIRKFPWCEATLLQQLVRTIAPVEIGNDPTALSVMTQIITGQVGFMDAEFCTACGEKGAAKRCSICKTVIYCNQNCQKMHWFTHKKVCKKLKETREKHEAMEKMKQNETKATTSETSVDEEEIVQEPVGPSNPSPPTSEDGSGSRDLSAGPTAEVKASQKESTTEGGVISPATMHTAEE; encoded by the exons ATGACTCCTCTGATGCACGCTGCATATAAAGGAAAAGCTGAAATGTGCAAACTGCTCCTGCAGCACGGTGCGGATGTAAATTGCAATGAACATGAGCATGGTTATTCAGCTCTTATGTTTGCTGGACTCTCGG GTAATAAAGAGATAACAAGGATGATCCTGCAAGCTGGAGCAGAAATAGATGTTGTAAATTCAGTTGGACGAACTGCAGCACAGATGGCTGCCTTTGTTG gCCAGCATGATTGTGTAACTGTCATCAACAATTTCTTTTCCCGTGAAATGCTGGATTGCTACACAAAACCACAAGGACTTGACAAGGAACCCAAGCTTCCAATCAAATTAGCAGGACCCCTGCACAAAATTATCATAACAACCAACTTGAACCCTGTTGCG ATTGTGCTGATGGTTAAGGATAATCCATTGCTAGCAGATGTTGATGCACTGGGGAAGTGCTACAGGGTGCTGGATCTTCTAATTGAAAAATGCATGAAACAGCGGGAAATCAATGAAGTACTGGCCATGAAGATGCATTATCTCAGTTACATCTTCCAGAAGTGTATTACGTTCTCAAAGGAACATGAGTCTGATCTTGACGGGTTTATTAAAAG TTTATTAAAAGGACGGGATATTGATGGTTTCCCATGTTACCAAGAGAAATTCATAAGAGAATGCATCCGGAAATTTCCTTGGTGTGAAGCCACCCTGTTACAACAGCTTGTGAGAACAATTGCTCCAGTTGAAATT GGTAATGATCCCACAGCTTTATCTGTAATGACTCAAATCATAACAGGCCAGGTTGGCTTTATGGATGCTGAATTTTGCACAGCCTGTGGTGAAAAGGGAGCCGCAAAAAGGTGTTCAATTTGCAAAACG GTGATATACTGCAATCAAAATTGTCAAAAGATGCACTGGTTCACTCACAAAAAAGTTTGTAAAAAGTTGAAAGAAACCAGAGAAAAACATGAAGCCATGGAAAAAATGAAGCAGAATG AAACAAAAGCAACCACCTCTGAAACCAGTGTGGATGAGGAGGAAATCGTCCAAGAACCTGTAGGTCCCTCCAACCCTTCCCCCCCAACTTCTGAAGATGGCTCGGGGTCTCGTGATCTCAGCGCAGGACCCACAGCAGAAGTGAAAGCTTCACAGAAAGAGAGCACAACAGAAGGAGGGGTCATTTCTCCTGCAACCATGCACACAGCCGAAGAATAA
- the ankmy2a gene encoding ankyrin repeat and MYND domain-containing protein 2a isoform X2: protein MMLPPPCFTIGNVQEAGRLLGSRNVRVNCLDQHGMTPLMHAAYKGKAEMCKLLLQHGADVNCNEHEHGYSALMFAGLSGNKEITRMILQAGAEIDVVNSVGRTAAQMAAFVGQHDCVTVINNFFSREMLDCYTKPQGLDKEPKLPIKLAGPLHKIIITTNLNPVAIVLMVKDNPLLADVDALGKCYRVLDLLIEKCMKQREINEVLAMKMHYLSYIFQKCITFSKEHESDLDGFIKSLLKGRDIDGFPCYQEKFIRECIRKFPWCEATLLQQLVRTIAPVEIGNDPTALSVMTQIITGQVGFMDAEFCTACGEKGAAKRCSICKTVIYCNQNCQKMHWFTHKKVCKKLKETREKHEAMEKMKQNETKATTSETSVDEEEIVQEPVGPSNPSPPTSEDGSGSRDLSAGPTAEVKASQKESTTEGGVISPATMHTAEE, encoded by the exons CATGGAATGACTCCTCTGATGCACGCTGCATATAAAGGAAAAGCTGAAATGTGCAAACTGCTCCTGCAGCACGGTGCGGATGTAAATTGCAATGAACATGAGCATGGTTATTCAGCTCTTATGTTTGCTGGACTCTCGG GTAATAAAGAGATAACAAGGATGATCCTGCAAGCTGGAGCAGAAATAGATGTTGTAAATTCAGTTGGACGAACTGCAGCACAGATGGCTGCCTTTGTTG gCCAGCATGATTGTGTAACTGTCATCAACAATTTCTTTTCCCGTGAAATGCTGGATTGCTACACAAAACCACAAGGACTTGACAAGGAACCCAAGCTTCCAATCAAATTAGCAGGACCCCTGCACAAAATTATCATAACAACCAACTTGAACCCTGTTGCG ATTGTGCTGATGGTTAAGGATAATCCATTGCTAGCAGATGTTGATGCACTGGGGAAGTGCTACAGGGTGCTGGATCTTCTAATTGAAAAATGCATGAAACAGCGGGAAATCAATGAAGTACTGGCCATGAAGATGCATTATCTCAGTTACATCTTCCAGAAGTGTATTACGTTCTCAAAGGAACATGAGTCTGATCTTGACGGGTTTATTAAAAG TTTATTAAAAGGACGGGATATTGATGGTTTCCCATGTTACCAAGAGAAATTCATAAGAGAATGCATCCGGAAATTTCCTTGGTGTGAAGCCACCCTGTTACAACAGCTTGTGAGAACAATTGCTCCAGTTGAAATT GGTAATGATCCCACAGCTTTATCTGTAATGACTCAAATCATAACAGGCCAGGTTGGCTTTATGGATGCTGAATTTTGCACAGCCTGTGGTGAAAAGGGAGCCGCAAAAAGGTGTTCAATTTGCAAAACG GTGATATACTGCAATCAAAATTGTCAAAAGATGCACTGGTTCACTCACAAAAAAGTTTGTAAAAAGTTGAAAGAAACCAGAGAAAAACATGAAGCCATGGAAAAAATGAAGCAGAATG AAACAAAAGCAACCACCTCTGAAACCAGTGTGGATGAGGAGGAAATCGTCCAAGAACCTGTAGGTCCCTCCAACCCTTCCCCCCCAACTTCTGAAGATGGCTCGGGGTCTCGTGATCTCAGCGCAGGACCCACAGCAGAAGTGAAAGCTTCACAGAAAGAGAGCACAACAGAAGGAGGGGTCATTTCTCCTGCAACCATGCACACAGCCGAAGAATAA